The following are from one region of the Gossypium hirsutum isolate 1008001.06 chromosome D03, Gossypium_hirsutum_v2.1, whole genome shotgun sequence genome:
- the LOC107949543 gene encoding diacylglycerol kinase theta isoform X4, producing MKQIIPMMMMMMSNNPSFKKTNSFPLTTQQAPNSQDQPTSYWRSPHRHHHHHKIEFPTSPEVPEQGDQIFHAAHPQHPISQTYLPDLFTCASCKEFGSGLRFTCTDCDYQLHDFCALAPPALKRHPIHPLHKVIFFHKPGGILKSRCDICDKPTKGSVFKCTICSFQMHPCCAMLSTEIFNISLHPHTLGLLPMPGQSSNGDPAGLACGECNRRRSGRVYRCTICDYHLHAVCAKNMVNGLRANGLKGIEKASMIGTAAKVASQVVKEFIGGLIEGLGEGVGQVLIQSAARGSS from the exons ATGAAACAAATAATtccaatgatgatgatgatgatgagcaaCAACCCATCCTTtaagaaaaccaattcatttCCCTTAACAACCCAACAAGCACCAAACTCCCAGGATCAACCAACCAGCTACTGGAGATCTCCCcatcgtcatcatcatcatcataagaTTGAATTCCCTACCTCCCCTGAGGTTCCCGAGCAGGGAGACCAAATCTTCCATGCCGCTCACCCGCAACATCCCATCTCCCAAACGTACCTCCCCGACCTCTTCACCTGCGCTTCCTGCAAGGAATTCGGTTCCGGCCTCCGATTCACCTGCACTGACTGCGACTATCAGCTGCACGATTTTTGCGCCTTAGCCCCTCCTGCTCTTAAGAGACACCCCATCCACCCTCTTCACAAGGTCATTTTCTTTCACAAACCTG GTGGAATATTGAAATCGAGGTGCGATATCTGTGACAAGCCAACCAAAGGAAGCGTTTTCAAGTGCACTATCTGCAGTTTCCAGATGCACCCATGCTGTGCAATGTTGTCAACCGAAATCTTCAACATATCACTCCATCCACACACTCTAGGGCTCTTGCCAATGCCTGGCCAGTCATCGAATGGCGACCCTGCTGGCTTGGCCTGCGGTGAGTGCAATCGGAGGAGATCAGGGAGAGTGTACCGTTGCACCATCTGTGATTATCATCTCCACGCAGTGTGCGCTAAGAACATGGTGAATGGACTTCGAGCCAATGGGCTCAAAGGCATCGAAAAGGCGAGCATGATAGGGACTGCAGCCAAGGTTGCTTCTCAAGTGGTGAAGGAATTCATTGGAGGGCTCATTGAAGGGCTTGGAGAAGGGGTTGGACAAGTCCTGATTCAATCTGCTGCTAGGGGATCAAG TTGA
- the LOC107949543 gene encoding diacylglycerol kinase theta isoform X3 has product MKQIIPMMMMMMSNNPSFKKTNSFPLTTQQAPNSQDQPTSYWRSPHRHHHHHKIEFPTSPEVPEQGDQIFHAAHPQHPISQTYLPDLFTCASCKEFGSGLRFTCTDCDYQLHDFCALAPPALKRHPIHPLHKVIFFHKPVKGGILKSRCDICDKPTKGSVFKCTICSFQMHPCCAMLSTEIFNISLHPHTLGLLPMPGQSSNGDPAGLACGECNRRRSGRVYRCTICDYHLHAVCAKNMVNGLRANGLKGIEKASMIGTAAKVASQVVKEFIGGLIEGLGEGVGQVLIQSAARGSS; this is encoded by the exons ATGAAACAAATAATtccaatgatgatgatgatgatgagcaaCAACCCATCCTTtaagaaaaccaattcatttCCCTTAACAACCCAACAAGCACCAAACTCCCAGGATCAACCAACCAGCTACTGGAGATCTCCCcatcgtcatcatcatcatcataagaTTGAATTCCCTACCTCCCCTGAGGTTCCCGAGCAGGGAGACCAAATCTTCCATGCCGCTCACCCGCAACATCCCATCTCCCAAACGTACCTCCCCGACCTCTTCACCTGCGCTTCCTGCAAGGAATTCGGTTCCGGCCTCCGATTCACCTGCACTGACTGCGACTATCAGCTGCACGATTTTTGCGCCTTAGCCCCTCCTGCTCTTAAGAGACACCCCATCCACCCTCTTCACAAGGTCATTTTCTTTCACAAACCTG TTAAAGGTGGAATATTGAAATCGAGGTGCGATATCTGTGACAAGCCAACCAAAGGAAGCGTTTTCAAGTGCACTATCTGCAGTTTCCAGATGCACCCATGCTGTGCAATGTTGTCAACCGAAATCTTCAACATATCACTCCATCCACACACTCTAGGGCTCTTGCCAATGCCTGGCCAGTCATCGAATGGCGACCCTGCTGGCTTGGCCTGCGGTGAGTGCAATCGGAGGAGATCAGGGAGAGTGTACCGTTGCACCATCTGTGATTATCATCTCCACGCAGTGTGCGCTAAGAACATGGTGAATGGACTTCGAGCCAATGGGCTCAAAGGCATCGAAAAGGCGAGCATGATAGGGACTGCAGCCAAGGTTGCTTCTCAAGTGGTGAAGGAATTCATTGGAGGGCTCATTGAAGGGCTTGGAGAAGGGGTTGGACAAGTCCTGATTCAATCTGCTGCTAGGGGATCAAG TTGA
- the LOC107949543 gene encoding diacylglycerol kinase theta isoform X1, with the protein MKQIIPMMMMMMSNNPSFKKTNSFPLTTQQAPNSQDQPTSYWRSPHRHHHHHKIEFPTSPEVPEQGDQIFHAAHPQHPISQTYLPDLFTCASCKEFGSGLRFTCTDCDYQLHDFCALAPPALKRHPIHPLHKVIFFHKPGGILKSRCDICDKPTKGSVFKCTICSFQMHPCCAMLSTEIFNISLHPHTLGLLPMPGQSSNGDPAGLACGECNRRRSGRVYRCTICDYHLHAVCAKNMVNGLRANGLKGIEKASMIGTAAKVASQVVKEFIGGLIEGLGEGVGQVLIQSAARGSRCHINSSPRIA; encoded by the exons ATGAAACAAATAATtccaatgatgatgatgatgatgagcaaCAACCCATCCTTtaagaaaaccaattcatttCCCTTAACAACCCAACAAGCACCAAACTCCCAGGATCAACCAACCAGCTACTGGAGATCTCCCcatcgtcatcatcatcatcataagaTTGAATTCCCTACCTCCCCTGAGGTTCCCGAGCAGGGAGACCAAATCTTCCATGCCGCTCACCCGCAACATCCCATCTCCCAAACGTACCTCCCCGACCTCTTCACCTGCGCTTCCTGCAAGGAATTCGGTTCCGGCCTCCGATTCACCTGCACTGACTGCGACTATCAGCTGCACGATTTTTGCGCCTTAGCCCCTCCTGCTCTTAAGAGACACCCCATCCACCCTCTTCACAAGGTCATTTTCTTTCACAAACCTG GTGGAATATTGAAATCGAGGTGCGATATCTGTGACAAGCCAACCAAAGGAAGCGTTTTCAAGTGCACTATCTGCAGTTTCCAGATGCACCCATGCTGTGCAATGTTGTCAACCGAAATCTTCAACATATCACTCCATCCACACACTCTAGGGCTCTTGCCAATGCCTGGCCAGTCATCGAATGGCGACCCTGCTGGCTTGGCCTGCGGTGAGTGCAATCGGAGGAGATCAGGGAGAGTGTACCGTTGCACCATCTGTGATTATCATCTCCACGCAGTGTGCGCTAAGAACATGGTGAATGGACTTCGAGCCAATGGGCTCAAAGGCATCGAAAAGGCGAGCATGATAGGGACTGCAGCCAAGGTTGCTTCTCAAGTGGTGAAGGAATTCATTGGAGGGCTCATTGAAGGGCTTGGAGAAGGGGTTGGACAAGTCCTGATTCAATCTGCTGCTAGGGGATCAAGGTGCCACATTAATAGCTCACCTAGAATTGCATAA
- the LOC107949543 gene encoding diacylglycerol kinase theta isoform X2 translates to MKQIIPMMMMMMSNNPSFKKTNSFPLTTQQAPNSQDQPTSYWRSPHRHHHHHKIEFPTSPEVPEQGDQIFHAAHPQHPISQTYLPDLFTCASCKEFGSGLRFTCTDCDYQLHDFCALAPPALKRHPIHPLHKVIFFHKPVKGGILKSRCDICDKPTKGSVFKCTICSFQMHPCCAMLSTEIFNISLHPHTLGLLPMPGQSSNGDPAGLACGECNRRRSGRVYRCTICDYHLHAVCAKNMVNGLRANGLKGIEKASMIGTAAKVASQVVKEFIGGLIEGLGEGVGQVLIQSAARGSRCHINSSPRIA, encoded by the exons ATGAAACAAATAATtccaatgatgatgatgatgatgagcaaCAACCCATCCTTtaagaaaaccaattcatttCCCTTAACAACCCAACAAGCACCAAACTCCCAGGATCAACCAACCAGCTACTGGAGATCTCCCcatcgtcatcatcatcatcataagaTTGAATTCCCTACCTCCCCTGAGGTTCCCGAGCAGGGAGACCAAATCTTCCATGCCGCTCACCCGCAACATCCCATCTCCCAAACGTACCTCCCCGACCTCTTCACCTGCGCTTCCTGCAAGGAATTCGGTTCCGGCCTCCGATTCACCTGCACTGACTGCGACTATCAGCTGCACGATTTTTGCGCCTTAGCCCCTCCTGCTCTTAAGAGACACCCCATCCACCCTCTTCACAAGGTCATTTTCTTTCACAAACCTG TTAAAGGTGGAATATTGAAATCGAGGTGCGATATCTGTGACAAGCCAACCAAAGGAAGCGTTTTCAAGTGCACTATCTGCAGTTTCCAGATGCACCCATGCTGTGCAATGTTGTCAACCGAAATCTTCAACATATCACTCCATCCACACACTCTAGGGCTCTTGCCAATGCCTGGCCAGTCATCGAATGGCGACCCTGCTGGCTTGGCCTGCGGTGAGTGCAATCGGAGGAGATCAGGGAGAGTGTACCGTTGCACCATCTGTGATTATCATCTCCACGCAGTGTGCGCTAAGAACATGGTGAATGGACTTCGAGCCAATGGGCTCAAAGGCATCGAAAAGGCGAGCATGATAGGGACTGCAGCCAAGGTTGCTTCTCAAGTGGTGAAGGAATTCATTGGAGGGCTCATTGAAGGGCTTGGAGAAGGGGTTGGACAAGTCCTGATTCAATCTGCTGCTAGGGGATCAAGGTGCCACATTAATAGCTCACCTAGAATTGCATAA